A window of the Cololabis saira isolate AMF1-May2022 chromosome 19, fColSai1.1, whole genome shotgun sequence genome harbors these coding sequences:
- the crym gene encoding ketimine reductase mu-crystallin gives MAEPPVIIWESEVKNLLHYRDLIPRLEDALGKFSRRDSAEVIQPVRTAVPLQKHNGFMGLMPTYMENDGVLTTKFVCFYKREGGSSLPAVQATVVLLDPEYGNVKAVMDGEVITATRTAGVSAISAKLLMRPGAEILAILGTGKQALSHYNVFTEMFSFKEVRVWNRTKEGVDRFLRSVGGAVKGCSSVEEAVTGADVIVTVTGSTEPVLYGQWVKPGAHVAAVGACRPDWRELDDVLMKEAVVYVDSREGAMTESGDVILSRADVFAELGDVINGTKAAHREKTTVFKSLGMGVEDTVSAKLVMDQWTAKAKKL, from the exons ATGGCTGAGCCTCCTGTTATCATATGGGAGAGTGAAGTGAAGAACCTGTTGCATTACAGAGACCTGATCCCCCGTCTGGAGGACGCTCTGGGGAAGTTCTCCAGGCGGGACAGTGCTGAGGTCATCCAGCCTGTTCGCACCGCCGTCcctctgcagaaacacaacgg ATTCATGGGGCTGATGCCAACATACATGGAGAATGATGGGGTCCTGACAActaagtttgtttgtttctacAAGAGGGAGGGTGGCTCCTCTCTGCCAGCTGTTCAAGCCACTGTGGTGCTGCTGGATCCAGAGTATGGAAATGTCAAGGCT GTCATGGATGGAGAGGTCATCACAGCCACGAGGACCGCTGGAGTTTCTGCCATCTCTGCTAAG CTGCTGATGCGTCCTGGCGCAGAGATTCTGGCCATCCTGGGGACCGGCAAACAGGCCCTGAGCCATTATAACGTCTTCACCGAGATGTTTTCATTTAAAGAG GTGCGGGTGTGGAATCGCACCAAAGAAGGAGTGGACAGGTTCCTCCGCTCAGTTGGAGGTGCTGTGAAGGGATGCAGCTCCGTGGAGGAGGCGGTGACGGGGGCCGATGTCATCGTGACTGTAACTGGATCCACTGAGCCGGTTCTTTATGGTCAGTGGGTTAAACCAGGAGCACATGTGGCAG CTGTGGGAGCTTGCCGGCCAGACTGGCGGGAGCTGGACGACGTGCTGATGAAGGAGGCCGTGGTGTACGTGGACAGCAGGGAGGGGGCAATGACCGAGTCCGGTGATGTCATCCTCTCCCGG GCAGATGTGTTTGCAGAGCTTGGAGATGTGATCAACGGCACAAAAGCTGCTCACAGAGAGAAGACAACTGTCTTCAAGTCCCTTG GGATGGGGGTTGAAGATACAGTGTCTGCCAAGCTGGTAATGGACCAATGGACAGCCAAAGCCAAAAAACTGTGA